The region GCGCAACATCCTCTCGGCCGCGGTCGAGGGCGCCCAGGTGGACTTCGACACCGCGCTGCGGATCGAGGGCCGTTACTTCGTCGACCTGGTCACCGGCCAGGTCTCGACGAACATGACCAAGGCGTTCTTCTTCGACCTGCAGGCCATCAACGGCGGCAAGTCCCGCCCGGACGGCCACGAGAAGTACACGCCGCGCAAGGTCGCGGTCCTCGGCGCCGGGATGATGGGTGCGGGCATCGCCTACGTCTGCGCGCAGTCCGGCTGGGAGGTCGTGCTCAAGGACGTCTCTCTGGAGGCGGCCCGAAAGGGCAAGGCGTACTCCGAGGGCCTGGTCGCCAAGGGGGTCAAGCGGGGCAAGGTCACCGCGGAGAAGGGTGAGGCGCTGCTCGGGCTCATCACCCCGACCGACGACTACAACGACCTCGCGGGCTGCGACATCGTCATCGAGGCCGTCTTCGAGTCCGTCGCGCTCAAGCAGGAGGTCTTCCGCGAGGCGATGAAGGTCGTCGACCCGGACGCGCTGCTGTGCTCGAACACCTCCACCCTTCCGATCACCGAGCTCGCCGCGGGCATCGACCGGCCCGCGGACTTCATCGGCCTGCACTTCTTCTCGCCGGTGGACAAGATGCCGCTCGTGGAGATCATCCGCGGTGAGCAGACCTCGGACGCCACGCTGGCCAAGGCCTTCGACGTGACGCTCGGGATCCGCAAGACCCCGATCGTCGTCAACGACTCCCGCGGCTTCTTCACCAGCCGGGTCATCGGGACGTTCATCAACGAGGGCATCGCGATGCTCGCCGAGGGCATCGACCCGCAGACCATCGAGCAGGCGTCGGCGCAGGCCGGTTACCCCGCACCGGTGCTGCAGCTGATGGACGAGCTCACGCTCACCCTGCCGCAGAAGATCCGCAAGGAGACCCAGGCGGGGGTCGAGGCGGCCGGGCAGACCTGGACCCCGCACCCGGCCGACGTGATCGTGGACCGGATGGTCGACGAGTTCGGCCGCAAGGGGAAGAGCACCGGCGCCGGGTTCTACGACTACGTCGACGGCAAGCGGGCCGGCCTCTGGCCGGGGCTGCGGGAGAACTTCAAGGCGACGAACCACGACGTCGACCTGAAGGAGCTCTCGGAGCGGATGCTCGTCATCGAGTCGCTGGAGACGGTGCGCTGCTTCGACGAGGGCGTGCTCACGACGACCGCGGACGCCAACATCGGCTCGATCTTCGGCATCGGCTACCCGGCCTGGACCGGCGGGGTCATGCAGTACATCGAGGGCTTCGACGGCGGCGTGGCCGGCTTCGTCGCCCGCGCCGACGAGTTCGCGCAGAAGTACGGCGCCCGCTTCGAGGTCCCGGCGTCGCTCCGCGCCCGGGCCACGGAGACCGCCGCGGCGTAGCGGCTCCCGGCTGATCGCCCACGAACGGCACTTTCGCTCA is a window of Pseudonocardia sp. T1-2H DNA encoding:
- a CDS encoding 3-hydroxyacyl-CoA dehydrogenase NAD-binding domain-containing protein, whose product is MAVTEKAVRWEKDSDGIAIVTLDDPGRSANTMNDRYKAGMDAVLAELEAAKDEISGVIITSAKKTFFAGGDLDALVKATAEDAPAVFENVTEVKAQLRRLETFGKPVVAAMNGTALGGGLEIGLATHHRIGLDAKGVVYGLPEVTLGLLPGGGGVTRITRMLGIANGFMQVLAQGQRHKPAKALEIGIVDELASTPEEMLQKAKAWIAANPEAKQPWDTPGYKIPGGTPASPKLAAILPAFPANLRKQLKGAPMPAPRNILSAAVEGAQVDFDTALRIEGRYFVDLVTGQVSTNMTKAFFFDLQAINGGKSRPDGHEKYTPRKVAVLGAGMMGAGIAYVCAQSGWEVVLKDVSLEAARKGKAYSEGLVAKGVKRGKVTAEKGEALLGLITPTDDYNDLAGCDIVIEAVFESVALKQEVFREAMKVVDPDALLCSNTSTLPITELAAGIDRPADFIGLHFFSPVDKMPLVEIIRGEQTSDATLAKAFDVTLGIRKTPIVVNDSRGFFTSRVIGTFINEGIAMLAEGIDPQTIEQASAQAGYPAPVLQLMDELTLTLPQKIRKETQAGVEAAGQTWTPHPADVIVDRMVDEFGRKGKSTGAGFYDYVDGKRAGLWPGLRENFKATNHDVDLKELSERMLVIESLETVRCFDEGVLTTTADANIGSIFGIGYPAWTGGVMQYIEGFDGGVAGFVARADEFAQKYGARFEVPASLRARATETAAA